The nucleotide sequence TCGCTACGTAGAAGCGTTGGAAGGCCGGCCAGTCGACCGGGGAGACCGCGAAGACGCGTTCCCGGAAGTCGTTGCGGTTCAGGGTGTTCACCGGGATCGACGGAGCAGCCACCATCGGGTCCAGCGTGGTCACCGGCTGCGGGAACGGGTCCAGCCGCGGGGTGGCCTCTCCGATGGAGATCGCGGCCACGGCCGGTGCGGCCAGGTGCTGACCGAAGGAGTCTGCGATGCTGGTCGGCACCGTCACCGTGTAGCGGGTGTCGGCCTGCGTGGCGCCCTGGACGACGATGGTCTCCCCGGAGGCCGTGACGGAGGCTCCCCCGGGGATCGCGGGGCTGATCTGGATTGCCTTCGGGTCGAAGGATTTCGAGTCGATCGTGTTGTCGAAGGTAAGGGTCAACGGGGCGGACGGCTGGCATCCGCCGCCGTAGCCGCAGTCCGCCTTGACCAACGCCAGCGCGGCGTAGGTGTGTCCGCTGAAGGCGACGGGCTTCGTCGTGGTGCGAGGTCCCTCGGCGGACGGGATTCCGGCCCCGAACGTCAGCGTCATCGCTTGGTCGACGGGCAGCGGCCGGACGGGCCGGAAGGCGACGACCCGGCCGGCCGGCGCCGTGCTGACCAGCTGGGCGGCACCGGGGTCCGCAGCCACTTCCGCGGGGGTCGCGAGGCGAACCGGCCACGACGTGCCACCAGCCGACAAGGTGACCCGGCCCAGCACCGCCGGTGGGTCCACCCGCTGGTCCACGACGGCGACGAACACCGGATCCAACGCCATGCCCGGTCCGGTGGGTTGGAAGTGCTGCACCGTCGGAGCCGGGGTGCTGAAGCCCGCCGTGGCGGCGCCGGCCATCGTCGTCCCACCGGCCGAACGTGTCCCGGCGGGCACCGTGACGGTGAAGTCGGTGGCCATCGGCAGACGGTCCACCATCTTGGAGTCGGCCGCGAAACGCAAGGTGCTGGTTCCGATCCACTGCCAGGTGCCGGCCAGTTTCGGCGTGATCGTGGCCGGCACCCTTCCGGCGGCGAGTTGTCCGACGGTGGCGACGGGGACCATCGGTTGGTTGAAGGTGATGCTGATGAACGGCGCAACCGACACCGCCCCCTGCGGCTGCATCCGCAGTACCTGGAGCGGCCCGGTCGGTGTCGGATCTGGCTTGGCGGTGGCACCCGCACCGGGGAATGCCAGGGCGACCGACTTCCCGGCCGGCGGCGTCCTGATGGTCTGCACCGGCCAGCGGAACGGTTGCGGCAGAGCGTTGTTCCCGGTCCACGCCGGTAGCCGGTCCACGATGGCGGCGATCTCTCGGCCGTCCAACGGTTTCCCCGCGACGACGGCGACCGGTGCGGTGGCCGGCTTCCCCCGCCCGGCACTGAGCTTCAGGCCCGCGGGCTGCACCTGGACCGCGGGTTGCGTGCTCGGAGGGTTGGCGGCGGTCGAGGTGGTCGAAGCTGGTGAGGTCGGCGTCGACGGCGCCCTCGACGCCGTTGCCCGCGTCGGCGAGCTGCCGTCACTGCCGATCCACACTCCCGCCGCCACCACGACCATCGCGAGCGACGCGGCCAGGGCCGCACCCCGCCGCCCGTGCCAGAGCCCTGCCCGACCTCGCTGGATCATGTCCGAACCTCCACGGCCGCCCCGCACGGCACACCGCCGCACCGTCATGACGGGCCGCTCCCGTCGGTTGGTTGCACGGGTGCCGATCTGACCGGTTGACCGCCACACGCCCTCGCGTCCTGTCCAGGACGCCAATCGTGGGCCCGTGACCGCGCCGGGGGGCTCGCCAAGATCAAGGCCCAAACCACCGGCATTAAACCGCGCACCCACTACTGGCTGATACCGAAGGTCTGCGTACTCCGACTACGGGGACCACGACCTTCGGTATCGATCACCGTGGACTTCGGCGTTGCTCGACCCTGAACGGCGAGCGATGTTTGTCCGGCATGCCTTCCGGCCACTCCGTCGCGGGCTCCTCGGACGGAGCGAGGTACCCGCCACACGGGGGCTCGGGCACCCGGACGGCATGGGCCGACCGCGGGGCCTCGGCGCACGCCGGCCGGCTGCGGGCCGACCGCCGGACGGCCGGGCCGAGCCTGTCGGTGACGCGGTTCCCCGCCGACTCTGGCGCGTTCTGCGCAGGTTTGCGACCCTGGGCCCATGGGGATCACCGTCCAGCCCGTCGACGAGTCGCTGTTCGACGACGTCCAGACCATCTTCGGATCGAAGGGCCAACCCGCTGGCTGCCAGTGCCAGGGCTATCGAATGGGTTGGTACGCACGACATTCCGGCGACGTCCAGGGCCGCCGCGAACTTCTGCGCGACCAGGTCATCGAAGGGCACGGACTCGTCGCCCACCTCGATGGGGAGCCGGTCGGCTGGTGCTCGCTCGCACCGCGCCCCGACTACACCTACCTGCGCCAGACCGCCTGGAAGGGACGCCAGGAGAACCAGGAGGACGCGAGCATCTGGGCAATCACCTGTTTCGTCACCCGGGTCGGCTACCGCCGCCGGGGGGTGAGCCGCGCACTGGTCCACGGCACCGTCGGCCTGGCCCGCGACCGCGGTGCGAGCGCGCTCGAGGCCTATCCGATGAAACCGGCTCCGGGCAAGGAGGTCACGTGGGGCGAGATGCACGTCGGTGCGCTCAGCTCGTTCCTGGATGCCGGGTTCCGCGTCGCGCACGTGCCGTCGCTGCGACGCGCGATCGTGCGCTACGACTACTAGTTCCCGTCGGTCGACCGCCTGCTCGGGTCAGTGCGTCGTCGAACGGCTCTCCGGTGCGGCCTCGAGCTGAGCAGCGACGCTGCCGTGCACGAAGTCGGACCGAACCGCAACGGGTACCGGAACTGTCCCAAAGGTTGAAGCGGAATTCCACGGGATCCCTTGCGTCTGGAGCTCGGTCGAGCTTCGCCTGTGGGTCGACCAGAGGGATCACCCGCCACTGACGATCACCAGCTCGTTGCCTTCGGGGTCGGCGACCCGCCAGCGACCCGGCGACTCATCGAGTAGCCGGCCGCCGGATGCGATCGTCGTTTCCAGACGCGTCTGCGCAAGGTCCGACGGCACCGCGAGCTCGAAGTGGATGCGGTTGCGCTGCTCGCGCCGCTCCGTTTCCGAAACGTCGAGTTCCTGGAACACCAGCACCGGGTTCAGCCGCCGGGGATCGTAGATGTCGCTGACCCCGTCTCGCCGGTCTTCGGTGTATCCGAGGGCGGCGATCCAGAACGCGCGGACCGCGACGACGTCGGCGGCGTCCAGGAAGAGCTGGACGAAGCGCGGCAGTCGCAGGTCCGCGCTCGCGGCGAGTTCGTGCGCAGCGGTTTGAAGGCTTTCGGCGAGTTCGGTGAAGTCGAGTTCGAGGCCGTGGGCGTCGGCGTCCGACTGGTCCTTTCCGCTGTCGATGATCACGAGTCCGGGGCGCAGGTCGACCACCAGCGGGAAGGCGGTCTCGCCGGCCAGCGCCGCTGCTGCGGCAGCCAGGTCCCGCTGCTGCGTCGGGGAGGTGGTGCGATAGCACGCCATCGCGCTGAACACCGCCTGCCAGTCGGCTGTCCCGATGTTCTCGCCGAGCGCTGCGCCCGGCACCAGGTCGACCTCGTTGCCGTCCAGGTCGGTGTGACAGACCCCGTACGGTCCCGATGCCTCACCAGGACCGGCTTGCTCGGCCGCCGCGGCCGGCCGCACCACGTCGAGGTGGATCCGATTTCGCAACGGCCGTGGCTCGGTCGAGGGACGTATCCGTATCGCGGGGTCGCGCCGCAACGGATCCGCCAGACCACCGTCCTCGCCGGGCACGTAGTCGAGCACGCGCCGCCAGAACTGGCTCACCCCAGACGGTTGTGCCGATTCCAACACCACGCTCAGGTGCTGCAGCACGGCAGGGTTCGCGGCCAGCCCGAGATCGCGTGCGGCCGCCGACACCGCTTCGACGTGCTCGCCCGCGTCGAGGCGCACCCGGATACCTGTCGCGCGCAGGTCGATGAGGACCTCAGCCGACAATTCCACGATGCGCCCGGCCAGCGCAGCCCCCTCGATCAGCGACGGTGCGTCGAACCATGCCGTCGCGACGCCATCGATCAGTCGCCAATCCGTTTCGATCTCTGTCATGTCCGGCACGATAGCGCCCATTCTGGACGGTTTACCTCCGGATGGTGATCCAGTTCCGGCCATTGCAGTGATGAAAACCGTTGTCGGGCCCGGCAGACGTGTTGCGACCGATGGAGATTTCCAGCGGAACGTCAGCCCTCGACAATCGTGAGCATCGGCTGCAGGCCTTCGAAGTTCTTTCTCGACCTCGTCACGAGCGGAGGTTGCTCGGCCAATGCGTTCGCGGCCAAAAACGTTCGCGGCCAGGGCGTTCGCGGCCAAAGGCGTTCGCGGGTAAAGGTGTTCGCGGCGATCCTGCCGGCGCGCTCGTTCGGCAACATCATCGTCACAGGTGCGGCACCAGTAGCGTGAATCCCGGCAGGTCGCGGGCCAGACGGACGTCGAGCGTGACCAGCAGCGCTCCGTCCCGAGACGCCGCCAGCGCAGCAAGGCATGCATCTGCCACGTGACGGTGGCCGCGCACGTGAGCGAGGTCAACATCGGCGTAGGACAGGTCGTCCGGCCAGAATTCACACCGCGAGTTGGTGCGGAGCGAGCGCAAGAATTCTCGCGCGGCGCCGACCGATTCACCCACCCGCACCAGGAACCGGACCAGCGAGCCTTCGACCACCGGGCACAGCGCCACCCCGTCCACCGTCGACAGCCAGGCCGAAACGCGCCCCTGACGCTCGTGCTCGGCGACGGTCGTGGCGATCAGTTCGTTCGCGTCCAGTCGGTAGACCATCAGTGTTCGTCGAGAGCTGCCGCAACCTCGCCCGAAGTGACGCGGCGCCCGATGCTGATCACCGGAAAGCCGGAGATTCCGTCGATACGGACGACGACGGGCTGGTCGATTTGGCTCAGGCCGCGAGCAGCCAGCTCTGCCAAGGTTGCCGAGAGCGACTGACCTCGGAGCTCGGCCAGTTCGAGGGCCCGCCGATGCAGCGCAGGTGGCAGATCGACGGTGGTTCTCATGCCTGCATCAGAGTTGATGCACTTAGACGTTGAAGCGGAACTCCACTGCATTACGGTATGGTTCAACGTATGAGCCATGATCAGGCCACCCGATGCGCCGTCTACCTCCGAATGTCCCTGGACGCCACCGGCGAGGAACGGGGCATCTCACGCCAACGCGAGGATTGCGAGAAGATCGCCAAGGCCCGGGGCTGGACCATCGTCAAGGAGTACGTGGACAACTCGATCAGTGCGTCCGACAAACGGAAGGATCGACCCGGTTACAATGCTCTAAGTAGCGCATATGTGGCTGGAGAATTTACCGCGATCATCTGCTGGGACTTGGACCGGCTCACCCGGCAACCCCGGCAGATGGAAGACTGGATAGACCATGCCGAGGAAGGATCCCTGCTTCTCGTCACAGCGAATGGCGACGCGGACCTGACGACCGACAGCGGGCAGACGAACGCCCGGATCCGCCTCGCGATCGCCAAAGGGGAGATGTCTCGGAAGTCCGCCCGCCAGAAGCGGGCGGCGCTACAGCGGGCTCAACTTGGCAAGCCCCCGAAGGGCGCACGATTGACCGGGTACACCACGGACGGGGCGGTCATCCCTGCGGAAGCAGTGATCGTTGCAGGGCTATTTAACCGATTCCTCGCCGGAGACTCGCTCCACGGACTGACTGCCTGGCTGAACGACTCTGGAACGGTCACCCGGACCGGATCGCCGTGGAACCATTCGACCGTGAGGACTATCCTGACCAACCCCCGCTATGCGGGTCGGGCGGTCTACCAGGGCAAGGTGACCGGCGTGGCGGGCAACTGGAATGCGGTGGTCGGTGATGCGGTATTCGACCTGGTTCAGGCCAAGATCTCGGACCCAAGGCGGCGGACGCAGGTCGGCACCGACAGGAAGTATCTCGGGTCGGGGTTGTACTTGTGCGGTGTGTGCGATCGACCCTTGCGGAGCCACTCGGGCGGTCGCTACCGCTGCCCGGAGGGCGGCCACGTCACGCGCATGTTGGCATCGATCGATCGGTACGTCCTAGACGTCCTACGTGCCCGCCTGGTCCTCCCGGACATCGCGGGCGTCCTGATGATGCCCCAGGACGACCCCGTTGCCCAGCACGCGACCGCCGAGATTGCCCGGCTTCGGGCCAGGCTAGTCACGATCGAGTCCGATTATGACGCAGGTCTGATCGACGGCTACCGGTTCAATGTGGCCCAGGAAAAAGTTCAAGTCGAACTGAACACTGCTCTGGCTCAGCAGATTCGCGCCATGGCCGGCGCTAGCGCGGCCGCCACTCTCAGCGCCCCGGACCCGGTTGCCGCGTTCGATGCGGCCTCACTCGGCGAACAACGCGCTGTGCTCAATCTGTTCATGACCGTCCGGTTGCACCCGGCGAAACGTGGCGTCAAGTTCCACGAACAGCAGGAAACGGTACGAATTGAGTGGAGGACTGTAAGCCCATGACAGAGATTCCGATCGTCTGCTCCTCGCCCATCCACGGGTCCAAAACTGCGACTTGTGGGGTCGTCACGCGACTCGGTGGCCTGAACGCAGGGCGCCACTCAGATCCGTACGCCACCATCGCGCCAAAAGGGCCGGTCAACCCCGGCGTGACCGTGATAGTTTTGAACGAACTCAATCGACCGCAAGCCGACCCTCCCCATAGGTCAGACGTCGCGTTGCCCCCTCTAGCCGACCTCGTTGCATTGGGCATTGCGGGCGGCAACAAGGACAACCGGCGGACTCGAATCCGGATCGAATGCTCTCTATGTAAAAGAGTCGTCGTAGTTACGGCTGAGACGGCAAACTGGCTGGCAACGCAAATCTACCGGGCGGGCATGCTGGAAGTGACGATGGATTTCTTGATCCAGGCCACCAAGGATCGCCGCAAGTTGCGCTAACCGCGCCATGCTGCTACAGTCATCCCTGGTTTGCGAGCAGTAGCGCAGCCAGATTGGCCCTCTACTACGGCATTCAACTGGTCAGCGCCGGGGTTGGTTCACCGTACCCCCGGAGCACCCCATGCCTGACGACATCTTCAACTGGCGAATTCCCCGTGCAAAGGTCGCCGCCCTAACGCGATCTCGACCCGCGACAGACCCCGACCTCATCAACGCACGTCGCGACCTTCGGGTTGCGCGGCTCGCAGAGCATGTGGCCCGTGTGGTCGCTGAGGCTCCGCCCCTGACTGCAGATCAGCGCGACCGCCTCGCTGCTCTTCTGGGCGGGGGTAACTAAATCATGACCCCAACACAAAACCCCCCGACACAAAGTCGAGGGGCTGATGATCTGCTGGCCGCCGATCACGACCATGATATCACCGATGGGCAAGGCGGCGCCACTGATACCGAGGTGCGCTTCGCCGCTCTCCTGCTGTCAAATTTGCCGCTGTCCACCCTGCTCGAACTGATGGAACCGCTCGCCCGGGAAATGTTTGTTGCACCGATCCCGCGATGGGTCTTTCAGGTAGCGATCGTTTGTATCGGCGAGGGCGTCAGCCCCGACCCAGGGATTTTGCACGACGTCGCGTTGAGGCATCGAATTGACGTTCCGCCGGCCTTTCGTGGACACGTTGTGTCCAGGCTATGGAGTCTGCAAGACATGGCCCCGGCGGCCCCGGCGGCCCGGTACTACCGGGACCTGTTGCTGACGAACCATTGTCGCCGCACCACTGAGCTGGTCGGTAACCGAATCTCTGCGGCGGCCTGGTCGGGTGAGCTGGCCGAGGTGCATGCGGTCGTCTCCGGCGAACTGAGCGCGCTCGCTGCGCTCCTGTCGGTGGCAGTTGATCACAATGTCTGACCGCGACTTCGATTTCGGTTCGGCGCAGTGGGACGACCCGCTGGACAACCGCCCGGACCCGGTGGGCAGCGCAATGGTGGGCGCGGCGCTGCTGGACGCCGTGGCGGAGGCGATCGATCGGTATGTCATCGCCCCATCGTCCGCAGCTCGGGACGGGGTGGTGCTGTGGATCGCGGCTACCCACGGTCTGGCGGCGTGGAACAACGCCCCCCGGCTGGTCATCAACTCGCCCGAGAAGCGTTGCGGCAAGACCCGTTTCCTCGAGGTCATCGCTGGGATGTGCCATCGCCCGATGATGACGGCGAATGTCTCGACGGCCGTGCTGTACCGGGTGATCGACAAAGAGCAGTCGCCACCGACGATTCTGTTAGACGAGGCGGACACCATCTTCGGCACGAAGGTCAAGGCCGAGCAAAACGAGGACCTCCGCGG is from Nakamurella sp. PAMC28650 and encodes:
- a CDS encoding GNAT family N-acetyltransferase: MGITVQPVDESLFDDVQTIFGSKGQPAGCQCQGYRMGWYARHSGDVQGRRELLRDQVIEGHGLVAHLDGEPVGWCSLAPRPDYTYLRQTAWKGRQENQEDASIWAITCFVTRVGYRRRGVSRALVHGTVGLARDRGASALEAYPMKPAPGKEVTWGEMHVGALSSFLDAGFRVAHVPSLRRAIVRYDY
- a CDS encoding recombinase family protein, with protein sequence MSHDQATRCAVYLRMSLDATGEERGISRQREDCEKIAKARGWTIVKEYVDNSISASDKRKDRPGYNALSSAYVAGEFTAIICWDLDRLTRQPRQMEDWIDHAEEGSLLLVTANGDADLTTDSGQTNARIRLAIAKGEMSRKSARQKRAALQRAQLGKPPKGARLTGYTTDGAVIPAEAVIVAGLFNRFLAGDSLHGLTAWLNDSGTVTRTGSPWNHSTVRTILTNPRYAGRAVYQGKVTGVAGNWNAVVGDAVFDLVQAKISDPRRRTQVGTDRKYLGSGLYLCGVCDRPLRSHSGGRYRCPEGGHVTRMLASIDRYVLDVLRARLVLPDIAGVLMMPQDDPVAQHATAEIARLRARLVTIESDYDAGLIDGYRFNVAQEKVQVELNTALAQQIRAMAGASAAATLSAPDPVAAFDAASLGEQRAVLNLFMTVRLHPAKRGVKFHEQQETVRIEWRTVSP
- a CDS encoding VOC family protein, with amino-acid sequence MAANALAANVFGRERIGRATSARDEVEKELRRPAADAHDCRGLTFRWKSPSVATRLPGPTTVFITAMAGTGSPSGGKPSRMGAIVPDMTEIETDWRLIDGVATAWFDAPSLIEGAALAGRIVELSAEVLIDLRATGIRVRLDAGEHVEAVSAAARDLGLAANPAVLQHLSVVLESAQPSGVSQFWRRVLDYVPGEDGGLADPLRRDPAIRIRPSTEPRPLRNRIHLDVVRPAAAAEQAGPGEASGPYGVCHTDLDGNEVDLVPGAALGENIGTADWQAVFSAMACYRTTSPTQQRDLAAAAAALAGETAFPLVVDLRPGLVIIDSGKDQSDADAHGLELDFTELAESLQTAAHELAASADLRLPRFVQLFLDAADVVAVRAFWIAALGYTEDRRDGVSDIYDPRRLNPVLVFQELDVSETERREQRNRIHFELAVPSDLAQTRLETTIASGGRLLDESPGRWRVADPEGNELVIVSGG
- a CDS encoding PIN domain-containing protein, with product MVYRLDANELIATTVAEHERQGRVSAWLSTVDGVALCPVVEGSLVRFLVRVGESVGAAREFLRSLRTNSRCEFWPDDLSYADVDLAHVRGHRHVADACLAALAASRDGALLVTLDVRLARDLPGFTLLVPHL